A stretch of Telopea speciosissima isolate NSW1024214 ecotype Mountain lineage chromosome 11, Tspe_v1, whole genome shotgun sequence DNA encodes these proteins:
- the LOC122646217 gene encoding G-type lectin S-receptor-like serine/threonine-protein kinase B120 — protein MGFSNSRVSTTLLYSLTYFFLFLILPNCIAIDTISANQSITDGETLVSSGNIFELGFFSPGNSTNRYVGIWYKKTSYTQVVWVLNGLNPILDSHGSLSINNEGNLVLLDGNQNVIWYKNASSTMSSNNSTVAILNDEGNFILSDNQSNVSLWDSFDHPSNTLIPNMKLGGNDKLGISLRLTSWVSENNPAPGNFFLRRNRQQVEQIYIMSGSTATIVNGSNEVTHWSSGQWNGQSFMGIPGMPQDYINGITFSSDGNGGQYYTYTTSDSSNISIDILDSSGNLVTKNWDDQKKEWVDIWSAISSQCDVYGTCGPFGICNKTEAVICSCMTGFQPKFSDRWRNGNWSDGCVRSTPLQCGSGSNSSSGSGSGSDQDGFLKLEGVKLPDLAEYSSAQDLNTCNSSCFNNCSCLAYAYVTDPGCMVWSTDLIDVQQFSSGGEDLYLRVPSSLLEEHRFGLNSSTIRSIPISGLDVSQSIVGFSGFYLDRLKVRFNSPNGQIKKVENLLVLDHVGSNSMCASAI, from the exons ATGGGCTTCAGCAATTCAAGAGTGAGTACTACTCTTCTTTATTCTCTTacatattttttcttgtttctcatATTACCAAATTGCATAGCAATAGACACCATCAGTGCAAATCAATCAATCACAGATGGAGAAACCTTAGTATCATCTGGAAACATCTTTGAATTAGGTTTCTTCAGTCCTGGTAATTCTACTAATCGATATGTCGGGATTTGGTATAAGAAGACTTCATACACACAAGTTGTTTGGGTCTTAAACGGGTTGAACCCGATTTTGGATTCCCATGGAAGTTTGTCCATCAACAATGAAGGTAATCTTGTTCTTCTAGATGGGAACCAAAACGTGATTTGGTACAAAAATGCTTCTTCAACTATGTCCAGTAATAATAGTACTGTTGCAATACTAAATGACGAGGGAAATTTTATCCTTAGTGATAACCAATCAAATGTGTCGCTTTGGGATAGTTTTGATCATCCCTCCAACACTTTAATCCCAAACATGAAACTCGGAGGTAATGACAAATTGGGAATAAGTCTTAGATTAACATCTTGGGTAAGCGAAAATAATCCGGCACCGGGAAATTTTTTCTTACGCCGGAATCGACAACAAGTAGAACAAATATACATCATGAGTGGCTCAACTGCAACCATCGTGAATGGTTCAAATGAAGTCACGCACTGGAGTTCCGGTCAGTGGAACGGACAGAGCTTCATGGGAATACCTGGAATGCCTCAAGACTACATTAACGGTATCACCTTCAGTAGCGACGGCAATGGAGGACAGTATTACACGTATACCACATCTGATAGTTCCAATATTTCTATTGACATTCTTGATTCTTCAGGAAATTTAGTGACAAAAAATTGGGATGACCAAAAGAAAGAATGGGTTGATATATGGTCTGCAATCAGTAGCCAATGTGATGTTTATGGTACATGTGGGCCTTTTGGGATTTGTAATAAGACGGAAGCAGTGATTTGTAGCTGTATGACAGGGTTCCAACCCAAGTTCTCTGATAGATGGAGAAATGGAAACTGGAGTGATGGGTGTGTGAGAAGTACTCCATTACAGTGTGGTTCTGGTTCTAATTCtagttctggttctggttctggttctgatCAAGACGGGTTTCTGAAATTGGAAGGAGTGAAGTTGCCAGATCTTGCAGAATATTCATCAGCTCAGGACTTGAATACGTGTAATAGTAGTTGCTTCAACAATTGTTCTTGTCTGGCTTATGCGTACGTTACTGATCCTGGGTGTATGGTTTGGAGCACGGACTTGATTGACGTTCAGCAATTCTCTTCCGGTGGGGAAGACCTTTATCTCCGTGTTCCATCTTCATTACTAG AAGAGCATAGGTTTGGGTTGAACTCTTCAACTATCAGAAGTATCCCAATTAGTGGCTTGGATGTTTCACAAAGCATTGTTGGGTTTAGTGGCTTTTATCTAGATCGGTTGAAGGTTCGATTCAATAGTCCAAATGGGCAAATTAAGAAGGTAGAGAACTTGTTGGTGTTGGACCATGTTGGGTCCAACTCCATGTGTGCAAGTGCCATATGA